From a single Nitrogeniibacter mangrovi genomic region:
- the tcuB gene encoding tricarballylate utilization 4Fe-4S protein TcuB, whose product MHTLDTLTREAADLAAGRALPAPQADEAEVSRILQICNACRYCEGFCAVFPAMTRRLCFDKADVHYLANLCHNCGACLHACQYAPPHEFAVNVPQAMARVRAHTYSDFAWPTGFGKLYRNNGVTVALAVAGGLALFLVLALALQGTLFHTPLAGDFYAIFPHNLLVSMFAPVFLFAALALGIGVTRFWREAAPGAASGEAIAETTHDVLRLTYLDGGHGLGCNNADDAFTLARRRFHHLTFYGFMLCFAATSVATLYHYVFGWEAPYAFTSLPVVLGTVGGIGLLIGPAGLFWLNLKRHPEHGDAAQKPMDRGFIALLLFTSLSGLALLAGRDTGAMGVLLAIHLGVVMGLFLTMPYGKFAHGFYRSAALLKWAIEKRRPNPIGVGSDG is encoded by the coding sequence ATGCACACGCTTGACACCCTCACCCGCGAAGCGGCCGACCTGGCCGCCGGACGCGCCCTGCCCGCCCCCCAGGCCGACGAAGCCGAGGTCAGCCGGATCCTGCAGATCTGCAACGCCTGCCGCTACTGCGAAGGCTTCTGCGCGGTGTTCCCGGCCATGACCCGTCGGCTCTGCTTCGACAAGGCCGACGTGCACTACCTGGCCAATCTGTGCCACAACTGCGGTGCCTGCCTGCACGCCTGCCAGTACGCGCCGCCGCACGAGTTCGCAGTCAACGTGCCCCAGGCCATGGCCAGGGTGCGCGCGCACACTTATTCGGACTTTGCCTGGCCGACCGGTTTTGGCAAGCTCTACCGCAACAACGGCGTGACCGTCGCGCTGGCCGTCGCCGGCGGATTGGCCCTGTTCCTGGTGCTCGCGCTCGCCCTGCAAGGCACGCTCTTCCACACACCGCTGGCCGGCGACTTCTACGCCATCTTCCCGCACAACCTGCTGGTGTCGATGTTCGCGCCGGTGTTCCTGTTCGCGGCGCTGGCGCTGGGCATCGGCGTCACCCGCTTCTGGCGCGAGGCCGCCCCCGGCGCGGCCAGCGGCGAGGCCATCGCAGAGACCACCCATGACGTGCTGCGCCTGACCTACCTCGACGGTGGCCACGGCCTCGGCTGCAACAACGCCGACGATGCCTTCACCCTCGCGCGGCGGCGCTTCCATCACCTGACCTTTTACGGTTTCATGCTGTGCTTTGCCGCCACCAGCGTCGCCACGCTGTATCACTACGTGTTCGGCTGGGAGGCGCCCTATGCCTTCACCAGCCTGCCGGTGGTGCTTGGCACCGTGGGCGGCATCGGCCTGCTGATCGGCCCGGCCGGGCTGTTCTGGCTGAACCTGAAGCGTCACCCCGAACATGGTGACGCAGCGCAAAAGCCGATGGATCGCGGCTTCATTGCCTTGCTGTTGTTCACCAGCCTGAGCGGTCTGGCCTTGCTCGCCGGCCGCGACACGGGCGCCATGGGCGTGCTGCTGGCGATCCACCTCGGCGTGGTGATGGGCCTGTTCCTGACCATGCCCTACGGCAAGTTCGCCCACGGTTTCTACCGTAGCGCGGCGCTGCTCAAGTGGGCGATCGAGAAGCGACGCCCCAATCCGATCGGCGTCGGCAGCGATGGCTAG
- the tcuA gene encoding FAD-dependent tricarballylate dehydrogenase TcuA: protein MEHAHAHTVDVLVIGGGNAALCAALVAREAGASVLLLEAAPRAWRGGNSSHTRNLRCMHDAPQDVLTDRYPEEEFWQDLLKVTGGLTNERLARLAIRESSGCRDWMRKHGVNFQPSLSGTLHLSRTNAFFMGGGKALVNAYYRSAEALGVRIRYASPVDRIELEDGAFRAAWVGNERIAARACVMAAGGFESNREWLREAWGQNENGEWPADNFAIRGTRFNRGVLLKAMIDAGADTVGDPSQSHCVAIDARAPEYDGGICTRIDCVSLGIVVNQHAERFYDEGEDFWPKRYAIWGRLVAQQPGQIGFSIIDAKANGRFMPPVFPGAQADTLEALARQLGIDEAAFVRTVHAYNAACRVGTFDHTIQDDCHTEGLSPAKTHWALPIDTPPFRGYALKPGITFTYLGLKVDEHAAVHFSGQPSPNLFVAGEMMAGNVLGKGYTAGVGMTIGTTFGRIAGAHAAAAARQGATHAHA from the coding sequence ATGGAACACGCGCACGCCCACACGGTGGACGTCCTGGTCATCGGCGGCGGTAACGCCGCGCTGTGCGCCGCGCTGGTCGCCCGCGAAGCCGGCGCCTCGGTGCTGCTGCTCGAAGCCGCCCCCCGGGCCTGGCGCGGCGGCAACTCCAGTCACACCCGTAACCTGCGCTGCATGCACGACGCGCCACAGGACGTGCTGACCGACCGCTATCCCGAAGAAGAATTCTGGCAAGACCTGCTCAAGGTCACCGGCGGCCTCACCAACGAGAGGCTCGCCCGCCTCGCCATCCGCGAGTCGTCCGGCTGCCGCGACTGGATGCGCAAGCATGGCGTCAATTTCCAGCCGTCGCTGTCCGGCACGCTGCACCTGTCGCGCACCAATGCCTTCTTCATGGGCGGTGGCAAGGCGCTGGTCAATGCCTACTACCGTAGTGCCGAGGCACTGGGTGTGCGCATCCGCTACGCGTCGCCGGTGGACCGGATCGAGCTGGAAGACGGCGCCTTTCGCGCCGCCTGGGTCGGCAACGAACGCATCGCCGCCCGCGCCTGCGTGATGGCCGCCGGCGGCTTCGAGTCCAACCGTGAGTGGCTGCGCGAGGCCTGGGGGCAGAACGAGAACGGCGAGTGGCCGGCCGACAACTTCGCCATCCGCGGCACCCGCTTCAATCGCGGCGTGCTGCTCAAGGCCATGATCGACGCCGGCGCCGACACCGTCGGCGACCCCTCGCAATCGCACTGCGTGGCCATTGATGCACGCGCCCCGGAGTACGACGGCGGCATCTGCACCCGCATCGACTGCGTCTCGCTGGGCATCGTGGTCAACCAGCACGCCGAGCGCTTCTACGACGAAGGCGAGGACTTCTGGCCCAAGCGCTACGCCATCTGGGGGCGCCTGGTCGCCCAGCAACCCGGGCAGATCGGCTTCTCGATCATCGACGCCAAGGCCAATGGCCGCTTCATGCCGCCGGTGTTTCCCGGCGCCCAGGCCGACACGCTCGAAGCACTCGCCCGCCAGCTGGGCATCGACGAGGCTGCCTTCGTGCGCACGGTGCACGCGTACAACGCCGCCTGTCGCGTCGGCACCTTCGATCACACCATCCAGGACGACTGCCACACCGAAGGCCTGTCGCCGGCCAAGACCCACTGGGCGCTGCCCATCGATACCCCGCCCTTCCGCGGCTACGCGCTCAAGCCGGGCATCACCTTCACTTACCTGGGCCTGAAAGTGGACGAACACGCCGCCGTCCATTTCTCGGGCCAGCCCAGCCCCAACCTGTTCGTCGCCGGGGAAATGATGGCCGGCAACGTGCTCGGCAAGGGCTACACCGCCGGGGTCGGCATGACCATCGGCACGACCTTCGGCCGCATCGCCGGCGCCCATGCCGCGGCAGCCGCGCGCCAGGGAGCAACCCATGCACACGCTTGA
- a CDS encoding LysR family transcriptional regulator, which yields MELRQLRYLLRTIELGSISQAALDLGVAQSAVSLQIQKLESELSTRLLERGPHGILPTEAGLAFIAHAQLSLRHADEAASAARQARLSGVVSVGLAPTTAGVLGMPLMEAMHRQYPDIRIRLVEAMSGHLGQMLNSRELDIAVLFDGHQARRWSIQPMLDERLFVIAGADTPPAPLPTRLGALNGLPLVLPTPRHGLRRVLDNAFNALGITPNVIAEVDSLYVLMDMVRNGLGASVQPWAALARQPDADACLRWCELEDDGTARRNLVCSLSEDELSPAAIATRSTLQRTVGQLVDSGRWRGVTALHLESR from the coding sequence ATGGAACTGCGACAACTGCGTTATCTCTTGCGAACGATCGAACTGGGCAGCATCAGCCAGGCGGCGCTCGACCTCGGTGTGGCGCAGTCGGCCGTCAGCCTGCAGATCCAGAAGCTCGAGAGCGAGCTCTCCACCCGCCTGCTCGAGCGCGGCCCCCACGGTATTTTGCCGACCGAAGCCGGGCTGGCCTTCATCGCCCATGCGCAGCTCAGCCTGCGCCATGCCGACGAAGCGGCCAGCGCCGCCCGGCAGGCCCGCCTGTCGGGCGTGGTGAGCGTTGGCCTGGCGCCCACCACCGCCGGCGTGCTCGGCATGCCGCTGATGGAAGCGATGCACCGTCAGTATCCCGATATCCGCATCCGGCTCGTCGAGGCCATGTCCGGCCACCTCGGCCAGATGCTCAACAGCCGTGAACTCGACATCGCGGTGCTCTTCGACGGCCACCAGGCGCGGCGCTGGTCCATCCAGCCGATGCTCGACGAGCGATTGTTCGTCATCGCCGGCGCCGACACCCCACCCGCGCCGCTGCCCACCCGGCTGGGCGCGCTGAACGGCTTGCCGCTGGTGTTGCCCACCCCGCGCCACGGCCTGCGCCGCGTACTCGACAACGCCTTCAACGCGCTGGGCATCACCCCCAACGTGATCGCCGAGGTCGACTCGCTCTATGTCCTGATGGACATGGTCCGCAACGGTCTGGGCGCCAGCGTGCAGCCTTGGGCGGCCCTCGCCCGCCAGCCCGACGCAGACGCGTGCCTGCGCTGGTGCGAACTCGAGGACGACGGCACCGCGCGGCGCAACCTGGTGTGCAGCCTGTCGGAGGACGAACTGTCGCCCGCCGCCATCGCCACCCGCAGCACCTTGCAGCGCACCGTCGGCCAGCTGGTCGACAGCGGCCGCTGGCGTGGCGTCACCGCGCTCCATCTCGAATCGAGATAG
- a CDS encoding class-II fumarase/aspartase family protein produces MAASIIDSSIFGNIFCTDAMREVWSDRNRTRHYVAIERALAVVQGRLGIIPQEAADEIISNCDIDKMDMDRLREQTERIGYPVLGVVTQINQLCRDKLGEFVHWGATTQDITDTATVMQIREGLEIIDQELAAISAALVALSTRYRDTPVIGRSNLQQAIPVTFGFKTASILAGIERHRERLAQLRPRVLMGEFGGACGTLASIESGAMETQAGLMEELGLAQPDIAWHTVRDTIAEVGAFLGLVGGSLGKIAMDVKLMMQHEVAEVFEPFHPGRGSSSTMPQKRNPISSCYIHAAVSVVRQHSAALMDAMIADHERSTGPWEIEWIALPEAFCLLAGALKQTRFLLEGLEVSEDNMRANIDLTKGLVMSEAVMMGLGPYIGREYAHDLVYDLCREAIRTDRPLLDILAEDPEINVHLDRDALAKLCDPANYLGQAGVMVDKVLARAAAAGK; encoded by the coding sequence ATGGCCGCGAGCATCATCGACTCCAGCATCTTCGGCAACATTTTCTGCACCGACGCCATGCGCGAGGTGTGGTCCGACCGCAACCGCACCCGCCACTACGTCGCCATCGAACGCGCGTTGGCCGTGGTGCAAGGCCGCTTGGGCATCATCCCGCAGGAAGCCGCCGATGAAATCATCAGCAACTGCGACATCGACAAGATGGACATGGACCGACTGCGCGAACAGACCGAGCGCATCGGCTACCCGGTGCTCGGCGTGGTCACCCAGATCAACCAGCTGTGCCGCGACAAGCTCGGCGAGTTCGTGCACTGGGGCGCCACCACCCAGGACATTACCGACACCGCCACGGTGATGCAGATCCGCGAAGGGCTGGAAATCATCGACCAGGAACTCGCCGCCATCTCGGCCGCGCTGGTGGCCTTGTCCACGCGCTATCGCGACACCCCGGTGATCGGCCGCAGCAATCTGCAGCAGGCCATCCCCGTCACCTTCGGCTTCAAGACCGCATCCATCCTCGCCGGCATCGAGCGCCACCGCGAGCGCCTGGCCCAGTTGCGCCCCCGTGTGCTGATGGGCGAGTTCGGCGGCGCCTGCGGCACGCTGGCCTCCATCGAGTCCGGCGCCATGGAAACCCAGGCCGGGCTGATGGAAGAACTTGGCCTGGCCCAGCCCGACATCGCCTGGCACACCGTGCGCGACACCATCGCCGAGGTGGGCGCCTTCCTCGGCCTGGTGGGCGGCTCGCTGGGCAAGATCGCCATGGACGTGAAACTCATGATGCAGCACGAGGTGGCCGAGGTCTTCGAGCCCTTCCACCCGGGCCGCGGCTCGAGCAGCACCATGCCGCAGAAGCGCAACCCGATCTCGAGCTGCTACATCCACGCCGCCGTGTCGGTGGTGCGCCAGCACTCGGCGGCCCTGATGGACGCGATGATCGCCGACCACGAACGCTCCACCGGCCCGTGGGAGATCGAGTGGATCGCCCTGCCCGAGGCCTTCTGCCTGCTCGCTGGCGCGCTCAAACAGACGCGCTTCTTGCTCGAGGGGCTGGAGGTGAGCGAAGACAACATGCGCGCCAACATCGATCTGACCAAGGGTCTGGTCATGTCCGAGGCGGTGATGATGGGCCTGGGCCCCTACATCGGCCGTGAGTATGCCCATGACCTGGTCTATGACCTGTGCCGCGAGGCGATCCGTACCGATCGACCGCTGCTCGACATCCTCGCCGAGGACCCGGAGATCAATGTGCACCTGGATCGCGACGCGCTGGCCAAACTGTGCGATCCGGCCAACTACCTCGGCCAGGCCGGCGTGATGGTGGACAAGGTGCTGGCCCGCGCAGCCGCCGCGGGGAAATAA